The genomic interval CCCGGAGTCGTCGCCCAGGTTGCCGAACACCATCGACACGACGTTGACCGCGGTGCCGAGGTCGTCGGTGATGCGATTCACCTTTCGATAATCGACGGCCTTCTTGAGCGTCCACGAACGCCACACGGCTTCGATCGCGCCCCAAAGCTGCACCACGGGATCCATCGGAAAGTCCTGGCCGGTCGTCGAGCGCACCAGCGCTTTGTACTCCTCGACGAGATTGCGCAGCGCGGTCTCATCGAGATCGGCGTCCGTCTTGGCGCCTTTGGTCAGCCGCTTGGCGCTGAGCAAGTGCTCGAACTGCGCGAACGGCACGCCGAGCACGACGTCGCCGTACATCTGGATGAAGCGGCGATACGAGTCGTACGCGAAGCGCGCATTTCCGCTGGCCTTCGCGAGTCCGTGCACGGTGCGGTCGTTCAACCCGAGATTGAGAATGGTCTCCATCATGCCGGGCATCGACACCGGCGCGCCCGAGCGAACGGATACGAGCAGGGGATTCGCGGCGTCGCCGAATTGCTTGCCGGTCGCCTTCTCGAGCCGCGCGAGCGCGGCGTTGACTTCGGGGCGCAAGGCGTCGGGCACGTGCTTTTCGCGCAGATACGCGACGCACAATGACGTCGCGATCGTGAAGCCCGGCGGCACCGGCACGCCGAGGTTCGTCATCTCGGCGAGATTGGCGCCTTTGCCGCCGAGGACGGCTTTCATGTCTTTGGTGCCCTCGGCGGTGCCGTCGCCGAAGAAAAAGACGTCGCGAGGGGCTTCGCGCGTTGCAGGGGGTGGCGCGGCTGACGCCGCGGGGAGTGGCGCGGCTGGCGCCGCGGGGGATGGCGCGCCCGCGTTCGCGGGCGCAGGTGATACCTTCACTGCGCTATCGTCTATCGGCATTGAAGAAGCCATGCTTCGTCACGGGAAACGGCCCGGCTCCGAACTGCTCGCGTGCGATTCGTTCGCTAGCAGCCGCAGCCAAACCGCAGCTTGTCGGGATCCGTTGGGGGCGGCGTCGGGTAATCGCCTGAGAAACACGCATGGCAAAAGCCGTGCGGGCCGGATGGGACCGATTCGAGCATTCCATCCAGCGAGAGATATCCCAGCGTATCGACACCAAGGTGCTTCGCGATTTCGTCGGTCGTATAGTTCGCGGCGATGAGCTCTTCGCGCGACGGTGTATCGATCCCGTAATAGCATGGCCCGGTGACGGGCGATGAGCTGACGCGCATGTGAACCTCGCGCGCGCCGGCGGCGCGCACGAGTGCAACGAGCCCGCGGGTCGTCGTGCCGCGCACGATGGAGTCGTCGACCATCACGACGCTCTTGCCGTCGAGCACTTCACGCACCGGGTTGTACTTGACCTTGACCTTGGCGTCGCGCCCGGCCTGCGTCGGCTGAATGAACGTGCGGCCGACGTAGTGATTGCGAATCAATGCGAGCTCGTAGGGCAGGCCGCTCTCCTCGGCGAATCCGAGCGCGGCGGAATTCGACGAGTCGGGCACGCTGAACACGAGCTCCGCGGCCGGCGCGGGACATTCCTGCGCCAACCGCCGCCCGAGTGCGCGGCGCGCGCGGTCGACCGAGCCGCCGTAGACGCGGCTGTCGGGGCGCGCGAAATACACAAACTCGAATACGCACCGATGCAGATCGCGCTTCGGCATGGGAAACGACGATTGAATCTCCCCGCCGCGCACGGACACGATCTCGCCAGGCTCGACGTCGCGCAGAATCGTGGCACCGACGATGTCGAGCGCGCACGTCTCCGACGCGAACACGATCGCGTCGCCGAGCTTGCCCATGGCCAGCGGACGCCAGCCGCGCGGGTCGCGCGCCGCGAGCAGCGTGTCGCCCATCGCGACGATCAGACTGAACGCGCCCTCGACACCATTGAGGGCATCGGCCAATCGTTCGGCCGGCGTCGGTGCGTTCGATTTCGCGAGGCGATGGACGATCACCTCGGAATCGTTCGTCGACGAAAAGATGGAGCCGTTGTCCTCGAGCTCCATGCGCAACTCGGCGGCATTGATCAGGTTGCCGTTGTGCGCGAGGGTGATGTAGCCGCCTTTCGAGCGAGCGACGACGGGCTGCGCGTTCTCGATCGTCGACGATCCCGCGGTCGAGTACCGCGTGTGGCCCACGGCCGAGATGCCGGGGATCTTCGACAGCTCGCGGGCGAGCGTGTCGGAGAGCGTCCCCATGCTGCGGACCGCGTGTGCGGTGCCCTGCGGGTCGATCGATACGACGCCGACCGATTCCTGTCCGCGATGCTGCAGTGAATAAAGCCCAAGCTGCGCGATGTGAGTCGCGTCAGGGTGGCCATGAACTCCGAATATACCGCACATTGGGTTTGTCTATTATTGCGTCAGCCCGAGGCGCGAAGGGCCGAAAGGATCTCATCCGCGTGGATGTGGACGAGGTCCTTCGGTTCGCTCAGGATGACAAAGTAATTGCCGATTGCGCCATGATCCTGGGAATTGCTTCGTGATACGCTTCGTCGAGCACGCGCAGCTCGGCGCTGAATTGTCCTTCACCCGTCTTGATTGCGAGCTGACTTCCTCGAGCGCCGACCAACCCGATCACGCGCGCGGGGACGCCATGTTTGCCGGCGATCTGCAGCAGCGTATCGGGCATGGTGGTCGTCACGATCGCGCGCGCCTGTGCTTCGCCGAACAACACCGCGCGGCTGGGAAGCTCGCTCCACGCCGTGAGGTCGATCGTCGCACCCCGCTGCGTTTCACGATCCATCATGCAGCACTCGGCGAGCGCCACCGCCAGTCCGCCGTCCGCGACGTCATGCGCCGAGAGGGCGATGCCGCCCTGGCACGCCTCGACCAACGTTTCGATGAG from Gemmatimonadaceae bacterium carries:
- the purF gene encoding amidophosphoribosyltransferase codes for the protein MCGIFGVHGHPDATHIAQLGLYSLQHRGQESVGVVSIDPQGTAHAVRSMGTLSDTLARELSKIPGISAVGHTRYSTAGSSTIENAQPVVARSKGGYITLAHNGNLINAAELRMELEDNGSIFSSTNDSEVIVHRLAKSNAPTPAERLADALNGVEGAFSLIVAMGDTLLAARDPRGWRPLAMGKLGDAIVFASETCALDIVGATILRDVEPGEIVSVRGGEIQSSFPMPKRDLHRCVFEFVYFARPDSRVYGGSVDRARRALGRRLAQECPAPAAELVFSVPDSSNSAALGFAEESGLPYELALIRNHYVGRTFIQPTQAGRDAKVKVKYNPVREVLDGKSVVMVDDSIVRGTTTRGLVALVRAAGAREVHMRVSSSPVTGPCYYGIDTPSREELIAANYTTDEIAKHLGVDTLGYLSLDGMLESVPSGPHGFCHACFSGDYPTPPPTDPDKLRFGCGC